In the genome of Anabrus simplex isolate iqAnaSimp1 chromosome 6, ASM4041472v1, whole genome shotgun sequence, one region contains:
- the LOC136876144 gene encoding protein yellow, translating into MLSPWLLSMMLVSISHSTSQSRLEELYSWRQVDFVFPSDPIRLDALASGAYIPENVLPMGLEIWGDRIFVSFPKFRPGIPATLATIPRDPKGDSSPAMTPYPNWAWHLQTNCDGLTSVFRMAMDRCGRLWVLDTGTVEIAINMRQKCPPQILVFNLRTDQLLWRYRLPDDQFKDGSLFVNIAVDDRGNHCEDTFAYLADTFRYGLVVYSWREDRSWRIESNYFYPEPLHGDYEIHGVTFQWSDGLFGLALSPEDHNGERSLFFHAMSSYREFVVPTSFLKNETASIDANPYAFKVLEDPRGLYRSQSSGSAMDRQGVLFYNLVSRDAVGCWNSRQPYGFRLPLQGIIAHDKTSLIYPNDLKVDQEAHQNLWVLSNRFPIYRYSVLDPHDVNYRILTAPTDTIVKETVCDPDYVYVPHESIYSCGY; encoded by the coding sequence ATGCTGTCCCCGTGGCTGCTCTCTATGATGTTGGTCTCCATCTCTCACAGCACATCGCAGAGCCGACTAGAGGAACTGTACTCATGGCGACAAGTAGATTTCGTGTTCCCGAGTGATCCCATCAGGCTAGATGCCCTCGCATCTGGAGCCTACATACCAGAGAACGTCCTTCCGATGGGGTTAGAAATTTGGGGAGATCGCATCTTCGTCTCCTTTCCCAAATTCAGACCTGGAATTCCTGCAACTTTAGCAACCATCCCTAGAGATCCAAAGGGAGATTCTTCTCCAGCGATGACACCATACCCAAACTGGGCTTGGCATTTACAAACTAACTGTGATGGTCTAACCTCTGTCTTCCGTATGGCAATGGACCGTTGTGGAAGACTCTGGGTATTGGACACAGGAACAGTGGAAATTGCTATCAACATGAGGCAGAAATGTCCTCCTCAAATACTGGTGTTCAATTTACGCACTGATCAGTTACTGTGGAGGTATCGTCTGCCAGATGACCAGTTTAAGGATGGTTCTTTATTTGTAAACATCGCTGTCGACGATCGTGGTAACCACTGTGAGGATACGTTCGCCTACCTTGCAGACACGTTCCGCTACGGACTTGTAGTGTACAGCTGGCGCGAAGACCGATCCTGGAGGATAGAGAGCAACTACTTCTACCCTGAGCCCCTCCATGGTGACTATGAGATACACGGAGTGACTTTCCAGTGGAGCGATGGCTTATTCGGTCTTGCACTTTCGCCAGAGGATCATAATGGAGAACGCTCACTCTTCTTCCATGCAATGTCAAGTTATCGCGAGTTTGTCGTCCCGACATCTTTCTTAAAAAATGAGACCGCTTCTATAGACGCAAATCCATATGCTTTCAAAGTTCTTGAAGATCCCAGGGGCTTGTATAGAAGTCAGTCCTCTGGATCTGCCATGGATCGTCAAGGTGTGCTATTCTATAATCTCGTTTCGCGAGATGCAGTGGGTTGTTGGAACTCCAGACAGCCATATGGTTTTCGATTACCCCTTCAGGGCATCATCGCTCACGACAAAACCTCTCTCATCTACCCCAATGATCTAAAAGTGGATCAAGAAGCGCATCAGAATTTATGGGTGCTCAGCAACAGATTTCCAATATACAGATACTCAGTTCTTGATCCACACGATGTCAACTACAGAATACTAACAGCACCAACAGACACTATTGTGAAGGAAACTGTGTGTGATCCCGACTATGTTTATGTTCCACATGAATCAATATATTCATGTGGGTATTAG